Proteins encoded by one window of Panicum virgatum strain AP13 chromosome 7N, P.virgatum_v5, whole genome shotgun sequence:
- the LOC120680798 gene encoding uncharacterized protein LOC120680798: MSGISLAVAPRSDPDHASERQPTAMLGGVMGSLRVIELQLVAFIMVFSASGLVPLIDLAFPVATTLYLLAISRLAFPPLHSTKLDAAAASPAASQEIFRGSKLFQAYVVVGTTVGLFLPLAHVLGGFARGDDAAVRAATPHLFLLSCQILTENVVGSLGGAFSPPVRALVPLLYTVRRVFVIVDWVYDVWAGRALPRSATAREAAWLWFGRYLAAANLLYFSANLFVFLIPRFLPRAFEKYFRMRDEVCAKTAEDRRARGAGMAAPEPHGDAGKPAPEPHGDAGKPAEAKKAD; encoded by the coding sequence ATGTCGGGGATCTCGCTGGCGGTGGCGCCGCGATCGGACCCGGACCACGCGTCGGAGCGGCAGCCGACGGCGATGCTGGGCGGCGTGATGGGCTCCCTCCGCGTGATCGAGCTGCAGCTGGTGGCCTTCATCATGGTGTTCTCGGCGTCGGGTCTCGTCCCGCTCATCGACCTCGCCTTCCCCGTCGCCACCACGCTCTACCTCCTCGCCATCTCCCGCCTCGCCTTCCCGCCGCTGCACTCGACcaagctcgacgccgccgccgcctcgcccgccgcctcccaggAGATCTTCCGCGGCAGCAAGCTGTTCCAGGCGTACGTGGTGGTGGGCacgacggtgggcctgttcctgCCGCTGGCGCACGTGCTGGGCGGGTTCGCGCgcggcgacgacgcggcggtgcgggcggcgACGCCGCACCTGTTCCTGCTGTCGTGCCAGATCCTGACCGAGAACGTGGTGGGGTCGCTGGGCGGCgccttctcgccgccggtgcgggCGCTGGTGCCGCTGCTCTACACGGTGCGCCGCGTCTTCGTCATCGTCGACTGGGTCTACGACGTGTGGGCGGGCCGGGCGCTCCCGCGCTCCGCCACCGCGCGGGAGGCGGCGTGGCTGTGGTTCGGGCGGTACCTGGCCGCCGCCAACCTGCTCTACTTCTCCGCCAACCTCTTCGTCTTCCTCATCCCGCGGTTCCTGCCCCGGGCCTTCGAGAAGTACTTCCGCATGCGCGACGAGGTGTGCGCCAAGACGGCCGAGGacaggcgcgcgcgcggcgccggcatggcggcg